CGTTTCATCTTCTCTACCGGCGAGATGGCGGAAACGGCGAACGCATAGCCGGCGATCGCCCCAAACCCGATGTGGCCAAACGACAGGATTCCCGTATTCCCAATGAACACCTGCATCCCCAGCACGATGATGGCATCAATCAGGGCCATGGTTATGAGCCGTTCCCCTACGCCGCCGAATTGACTCTGGTACACGAGCCCGCTGGCCACGACCAGGGTGAACAAGATGACCGAACCAGCGATCGGAAACACGACGTCGCGCCGGAGGTCGGGAAACATCAGACCCGCTCCGCGTGGGTCACTGTGACGATGCCCTGTGGACGGAAGATGAAGAGCAGAGCGATGAGGAGAAAGACGACACCCTCAGTGAGGCTGGCCACCGAATCGGGTAGGCGGGAGCGCAGGAGCACCTCTGCCAGGCCGAGGGCTAGTCCGCCCAGGACCGCTCCGCGGAGGCTGCCAAGGCCACCAACCAGGGCTGCGAGAACTCCTTTGAGCATGGGGTTGATGCCGGCAGACGGGCTGATACTCCCGGCCCGCATCAGCCAGAACACGCTGGCAATACCTGCCAACAGTCCTGACAGCGCGAAGGCTCCACGGATAACAGAGTTGGAACGGACGCCCATCAGCCGAGCAGTGTCAAAATCGGCCGCGGCCGCTCGCAGAGCCAGACCAAACATGGTCCGCTGCAGTAGGAGGGTGGTTGCGAGGAGCGTGACGACGGTGACACCGATAACGACCGTGTCGAAGACCTCAACCCTCAACGACCCAAGTGCGTAGGTATTCGTGACCCAGCCAGGACGGGGAAAGGTCTTTACCGAGGCCGACACATACAACAGGAAGATGGCCGACACCACGAAGTGCACACCGAACGAGGTAAGGAGCAGGGTGAAGTCATCGGCGCCCCTCACCCGGCTGAAAGCGACACGCTCGATGGCCAACGACGTCGCAACGGAGACGGCCACGATGAGGGGCACGGTCAGGTACCACGACCAACCGGCTGCCATGGCCCAGAACGTGGCATAACCCGAAACCGTGATGAGTTCACCGTGGGCGAAGTTGAGCAGGTGCATGACACCGAAGACGACTGCGACACCCAGCGCCAGCAGGGCATAGATGCTCCCGCGGCCGAGGCCATCAATGA
The Longimicrobiales bacterium genome window above contains:
- a CDS encoding branched-chain amino acid ABC transporter permease; the encoded protein is MTELLQNLIDGLGRGSIYALLALGVAVVFGVMHLLNFAHGELITVSGYATFWAMAAGWSWYLTVPLIVAVSVATSLAIERVAFSRVRGADDFTLLLTSFGVHFVVSAIFLLYVSASVKTFPRPGWVTNTYALGSLRVEVFDTVVIGVTVVTLLATTLLLQRTMFGLALRAAAADFDTARLMGVRSNSVIRGAFALSGLLAGIASVFWLMRAGSISPSAGINPMLKGVLAALVGGLGSLRGAVLGGLALGLAEVLLRSRLPDSVASLTEGVVFLLIALLFIFRPQGIVTVTHAERV